Part of the Bacillota bacterium genome, GCTGCAGAGGCGCGAGCTGGCGGAGATGTTCAGGTGCGTTCCCTCGCAGATCAATTACGTGCTCACCACGAGGTTCACCCCTGATAGGGGCTACGTCGTGGAGACCCGCAGGGGAGGCGGCGGTTACATTCGAATAGTCCGACTGTCCTTCCGGCCGAGCCAGGACCGAGCGTCGCTGATCGAAGAGGAGATCGGCGACGAGATCACGGAGAGGCGCGCAGACGCAATACTTGTGAGACTTGAGGACGAAGGCCTTCTCGACGAGGGGGAGCGTGCGTTCGTGAAAGCCGTGCTCGAGCGCGAGACGGCTAGGCTCCACCCGAGTTACCGAGGGACGGTCAGGGCCAGCCTGCTAAAGGCCATGGTGATGTTGTTGCTCAAGGAGTAGAACTGGTGTGGAACCGGTGGCCTGCCGCCGGTGCAGGCAGGCGACGTGCGTGGGATGGAGGTGTAGACTATGGTGTGCGACGAGTGCGGAAAGAGGCCGG contains:
- a CDS encoding CtsR family transcriptional regulator, translating into MGNLADYIEAYLKRLLERAEEGIIELQRRELAEMFRCVPSQINYVLTTRFTPDRGYVVETRRGGGGYIRIVRLSFRPSQDRASLIEEEIGDEITERRADAILVRLEDEGLLDEGERAFVKAVLERETARLHPSYRGTVRASLLKAMVMLLLKE